The sequence AAATTACGACAGTATTTGGCCTGAAATTTGAAATATGTCGTGCGCAATATTTAACCTGTTACAAACAAAAAAATCACAATTATGAAAAATCTGTTTACAATTATTTGTTTCATGAGCATCACCGTTGCATCGCAGGCTCAGAGTGCGAAGTTTAACGATGCTATGACCAAAGCCTTAGCTGAAATGGACACGCTCAAAACGGGCGACCAGTTTATGGCGATGTCGAATAAATTTGAAAGAATAGCCTTAGCTGAAAAAAATCAATGGTTGCCATATTATTATGCAGCCTTATCAAGAGTTACTGCTACCTACATATATAACGAACCCGCTAAAAATGATGTAATATTAGATGTTGCTGAAAAATATATTAATGTTGCCGATTCATTAATGCCAAATAACTCAGAAATTTATGTTGTAAAAAGTATGATTTTAGGCGGAAGAATAATGGTTGACCCAATGACACGTGGTCAGATGTACGGTATGCAAAGTATGATGCATTTAAGCAAAGCAATGACACTTGATCCTGAAAATCCACGTTCTTATTATGTAATGGGTTTGAGTTTATTTTATACACCACCACAATTTGGAGGCGGACAAGATAAAGGTTGCGAGATGTTAAATACAGCAAAAGCTAAATATGCAACATTTAAACCTGCTTCTGACCTGCATCCTTCATGGGGAGAAAATCAGGTTGATGAAACACTGAAACAATGTACGCCACCTGCAACACCTGCCGGCAGTGGCAACAATTAATTAAGATATACATGAATTAAAAAAACCGGAATTATCCGGTTTTTTTTATGTACCTAATTGCTAAAATATAATAGTGAAAAAAAACAGGCTGCCTTTTACAACAACCCGTTACAACCCAGTCTTATTTTTTTATGAAAGAATAACTTGTGCCATCTAACGTTAAAAAATACATGCCACTTTCCAGTTGATGCACATCTACCTTCCCTCCTGCCGGTAAAGTACCCGAAGCAACAATTTGTTTCGACGCATTCATGATGGTATACTTCCTTTCAACAATTGGATTATTAATTACCAGATAAGTTGTTGCCGGATTTGGATATAATGCTATTGAATTATTTGAATTTTTTGCTTCAATACATATAATTTCCGATAAATAAGGTTCTTGTAAATCATCGGAACATTGAATGCGGTAATAATTAGTTATACTGGATGGATTTTTATGTTCATACACATACATGCCGCTGCCTGAATCATAACCCTGCACACTGCCAATCAGGTTAAAATGCACGCCATCTGTACTGTGTAATACATTAAAAATTTCAATAGGCGAATCACTAATTGCTTCCCATGATAACGTGTTTTGAGTTGGCTCGGCAATACCCGATAAAATAATATCGTCAATGGCTAAAACAGGTAAATCAAAAATCTGATAGCTATACCATTTATTATCTGTTGTGTTAAATAACCACAGTAAATTATTAGCATAACTAAATTGATGACTAACGGCAGTAACTGCAGCAGCCGGTAGTGCTGATTCACCTGCGTATGCACATGTAGCTCTGTTTAATAGAATTACTTTTTTTGCAGTATAATCCAAAATACCATATTCATAACCAGTAACCCCGGTATAAATTACTGCGGTAGTGTTTATTGATCCAAATGTAACGCCGGTTATTGCTGTAGTGCTTATCAGTGCACCTGTTGTGCGATTATATTTTGATATGCTGCTTGCATTATAAAAAACCACTTCATTATTAACAGGATCATAGGCACCTTCACATTGTGCGTTTGGACTTAGCGCCCCGGCAAATATTACATTGAATGCGCTAGTAGCATTATTAGCACCATCTAAAACAATTTGCGCCCAACCTATTGCAGAAAAACAATTGCGCTCCAACTGATTCGTGTTCGGATTCCACCAAATGCCTCTGGTATCCTGACCGGCAACATCCTGAAACAATAAAGTACCATCATGTTTAAAGGTTAACAAAGGGTAAGTCGAATTACCAACTCTGGAAGTATAATACAATCCCGTAACCGGATTAAATGCTACTGAGCCGCAGCTGGAAACATCAAGCGGGAATGCCAGTATTAACGGATTGGTAATAGCTGTAGGGTAAGGAGTTAATTGCGCAAAAATGCTTTTTGTAAAAAGACAATAAGTAGTAATAATGTTAACTTTTTCATGCTGACTGAGGTTTGTTGGTTTTTTAAAAAGTTGAAATCGGACATCATTTCCGACGCAACAAAACTCAGTATATCAGCGGGTGCGGACAATCACCAATTCTGGTGATGGGTACAAAAAAAAGAGGCCGCCCAAAAGGACGACCTCGATATTTACTTGTTGCTTGATTTTTTATTTATTTACAACGAGGCTTTCGAATGCAACGTTTTTACCGCCTGCACTGATAACCACATTATACATACCAGCTGCAAAATCAGCAGTTTCGATGATTACGGTGTTTTCACCTGAAATCATATTACCTGCATTAATTGTGCTGATTAATTTTCCTGTAATATCATAAACTGAAATTGTAACATCAGCAGCTTCAGTTAAATTAAATGAAGCAACTGCATTATCAGTTGTAGGATTAGGATATAATTCAAATTGATTTAATGTATGGATATCAAAAATACCATTGGTAGTAGCAAGACGAATATTATCTAAATATAAGTCGTTACCGAAACCACTGATTGCATTAAATTTAACCAATACATCGTTCATACCAACATAAGCTGACATATTAACTTCGTCAGTTTCCCACTCATCATCATCCGGTTTGAATAAAGATGTAGTATTTGGAGCAGTTGCTAAATCCGCAGCGTCTTTATTATAAACTTCATCCCATGTAGCACCGCAATCACCTGATACCTGAATTTTCAGGATATCGTTATAAGATGCATTGTAACGGGCATAAGCACGATCGAATACCAAATTTAAATCGCCTGTAAAATTGGTGAAATCCATTTTAGGCATATATAAATCGAAAGTACCTACAGCGATATTAAAGAAATCTGCTTTTGTAGAAGTTGTAGTTTCACCGTATCCACCTGCACCGGTAGCACGACTCCAACCTGTTCCATCATTAAGATTATCTACAGCCCAGTCTGTTGGAGGATATGTTGTAGCAACGAAACCTTCAGTAACAACTTCGTAAGGTACATCTAACACACTGATACCACCACCAACAACATCATTCACCATATTAATATCGATATCACCAACAGAAACAATTTCAACGTTGATGTCATGATCACCTGCACCACCTAAAGTTGCAGTAGGTAAAGTAATATTAGCAGAAGCACCGGCAGCAATTGAACCTGTCCAGTTATAAGTTGAAGCAGCACCACCATCGATGCTATAAACAACATCTAATGCAGTTAAAGTAGCAGCAGAATTATTTGTAACATTTACAACAGGTGTATAATCAGATGTACAAGAAATAGAGCTTACTGAATTTGCTGCATAGTCAACAGTTGGTAAACCACCTATTGGTGAAGAAACACCCGCTTGCATAACAGCTTTAGAAGCATCATCCTGCATAAATGCAATGATTTCAATATTGTTGAGGTTGTAGATATTTGTCATATCCCAAACAAAATCATACGATTTAGTTTCACCTGCATAAAAAGCACCGGTAGATGTTCCTGAAGCTGATGGTAACATTTTTTTCATTACACCAAAAAATTCAGTTTCACCGTTTGAACCCGGAGGGGTATCAAATAAAATTTCTTTTTCTGCAACGGCAATTTGTAATTTCAAAGAACCCGTAACATCAGGACCTGCAGTAACTTCAACGTGAACGTTTACTGTTGTATAATCAGGGCTGAATGAATGTGTAGCCGTAATTAAGAAAGGTGAAGTAATAGCATAAGCACCATCAATATCATCCTGACTAACACAAGCAGGAGCACCTGCATAGTAAGCACAGTCGTTAATGATATGTACACCATCCATAGTTGCATCAGGCACACCTGAAACAGAATAATAACCTACACGCGCATCAACATCCGGTTCGTTTTGTAAATACATTGGGTCGAAACCGGGCCACCAAACCTGATACTTGATAGCAATAGTTTTATCGGAATTGTCCTGCAACAATGCATTAAATCCCGGGTTTTGAGAAGCACACGGACCACAACTGGCCTGCGTGAATTCTTCGAACAGTACCAAACGCTGATACTGAGCAAAGCTTACCTGTAACAATCCAATTGTTACGAGACTGAAGAGTAAAACTTTTTTCATTTTAGTAAGAATTAAGAGGTTTTAATTACAAATTTAAGACTTTAACCCAATTGCTTATTGTAAGATTAATGTCATATATAAATATCAATTCAACTTCAAATATAATAAATTTTGAGATGCCGGTAGTATATATGTATAGACAGTTATTTTTTAACAAAAATTAAGCAAAACCGCATTTGTAAGGCACTTTTAGCCGGTTTTAACGGATGTGAATTAGTTGGGGATTGTATAAAAAAACCACCCTTTTTGTAAGTAATTGATTATCAGTAGTGCAATGCGGAACATTTAATTTGTTTACTTTTGAATACAATTTGTTTAAAATGAGAAAAATTTACTTCGGAATGTTGCTCTGCCTGGCTGTTGTCGGGATGGTGCAAACCCCTGCCAATGCACAATTAAAGGAAGGTGATATCGCGCCTGACTGGACTTTAACCGACATCAATGGTGTTGAATGGAACCTATATACTTTGCTGAATGAAGGCAAAAGTGTATTCCTCGACTTCTCTGCTGTTTGGTGTGGACCTTGCTGGAGCTACCATACCGGTGGTAACCTGGAAACGTTATACGAAACCTATGGCCCTGACGGAAGTGATGAAGTAATGGTATTTTATATTGAAGGTGATGGTGGATCCACTATTGACCAAATGAATGGTATTGGCGGCGGAACTCAGGGTAACTGGGTTGCAGGAACTCCATATCCAATGATTTTAACACATGTGGGTGACGAAAGCTACAATGTTGTAAGCG comes from Bacteroidota bacterium and encodes:
- a CDS encoding T9SS type A sorting domain-containing protein, producing MLTFKHDGTLLFQDVAGQDTRGIWWNPNTNQLERNCFSAIGWAQIVLDGANNATSAFNVIFAGALSPNAQCEGAYDPVNNEVVFYNASSISKYNRTTGALISTTAITGVTFGSINTTAVIYTGVTGYEYGILDYTAKKVILLNRATCAYAGESALPAAAVTAVSHQFSYANNLLWLFNTTDNKWYSYQIFDLPVLAIDDIILSGIAEPTQNTLSWEAISDSPIEIFNVLHSTDGVHFNLIGSVQGYDSGSGMYVYEHKNPSSITNYYRIQCSDDLQEPYLSEIICIEAKNSNNSIALYPNPATTYLVINNPIVERKYTIMNASKQIVASGTLPAGGKVDVHQLESGMYFLTLDGTSYSFIKK
- a CDS encoding Omp28-related outer membrane protein — translated: MKKVLLFSLVTIGLLQVSFAQYQRLVLFEEFTQASCGPCASQNPGFNALLQDNSDKTIAIKYQVWWPGFDPMYLQNEPDVDARVGYYSVSGVPDATMDGVHIINDCAYYAGAPACVSQDDIDGAYAITSPFLITATHSFSPDYTTVNVHVEVTAGPDVTGSLKLQIAVAEKEILFDTPPGSNGETEFFGVMKKMLPSASGTSTGAFYAGETKSYDFVWDMTNIYNLNNIEIIAFMQDDASKAVMQAGVSSPIGGLPTVDYAANSVSSISCTSDYTPVVNVTNNSAATLTALDVVYSIDGGAASTYNWTGSIAAGASANITLPTATLGGAGDHDINVEIVSVGDIDINMVNDVVGGGISVLDVPYEVVTEGFVATTYPPTDWAVDNLNDGTGWSRATGAGGYGETTTSTKADFFNIAVGTFDLYMPKMDFTNFTGDLNLVFDRAYARYNASYNDILKIQVSGDCGATWDEVYNKDAADLATAPNTTSLFKPDDDEWETDEVNMSAYVGMNDVLVKFNAISGFGNDLYLDNIRLATTNGIFDIHTLNQFELYPNPTTDNAVASFNLTEAADVTISVYDITGKLISTINAGNMISGENTVIIETADFAAGMYNVVISAGGKNVAFESLVVNK